A segment of the Carassius carassius chromosome 21, fCarCar2.1, whole genome shotgun sequence genome:
attaattaaaatcataacaaaacCAGAACCAAAATgagagaactaaaaaaaaaaaaaaaacaagatcataataatattaattataacaaaaatatacacaccctcacacacacacacatcctgttCAGCGATACGGCGATCCTTTGGAAGCAAAATTTCGGCATTTCCAAAAGAATCTCTCTGTCTTTTGATCATCCTGCATAGTTCTGCATACTCTGAGCAGGCTGTGTGTGTTGAATGAGGCTAGTTAGGGAGTGGAATGGTCTGGTTATTGTGGGAAATACTGACTGATAGATCAATACTAATAGCACCTTCTGAAGATGGATCGAGCCATGCAGGGGGGACTTCCTGATGCTTCTCGAACCCCAAGCTGCTTTCGTTCAGATCCAGATTTTTACTTTTTCCTGCGTGAGGTAGCTTTTCTTGAAAAATTAAGATcatgcaaataaacaaaaaatagaaaTGGTTTCcaaatttattagatttttttctttttctgctgttATGTTAAGGGACCAAAACTTCCTAGTTTGGGCagtcatggtaaaaaaaaaaaaaaaaaaaaaaagatttacacaaaaaaaaaaaaaaaagaaatggaactGCACTTTCCCCAAAATATTGTTGGTGTGTATAGGCacaagctcacacacacaaacacatataattgtgaaaatatatagaTCTGGCTGCTTCAGTACAGACTGAATCAAGATTTTTTGTTACTATACACAGTAAATATGAACTTATTCCCTCCTCAGGTTTAACATTTCACAAAATCTTGCATAATGTGATGTTTTCTTCTGAGTCACAGTCAAGAGGCAGAGGGAAGGGTGAAGTGGGACTGGGCATGGCCAGTTCTTTAGTGGGAGGGACTACTGTGGTATCCAGCCATGATGCTATACAGCATCACCCAACCTCCAACCCTTGCAGGATGTGATGACATCAAGCCATGTTTCTGTCTTTCTTTGAATCTCTGAATCTTTTGGTTGCACTCGCTCGTTCTGTCCCCCTCTTGGCTCCCGACAGGAGGAGGTGCTGTACTGAGGGCTTCTGGGAAACATGGCTGGATTTCAGAGGGAGAGACTATTTGGGGCAATCCCATTTAGCGCTGGTTTTCCTGCACACTAAACGTGGACAAGCACGACTTTTtgtgttttagagaaaaaaaaaactttcgtcaattttcagatttcttttcttttcttccataTTTCGTTTACTTGGAGAGTGTATTGCATCCTCACAGTTATTGCTCATCATTGGTATTTTTCCATGTCTTATATCATAATCcacatatgttttatttatttttttacaagaagCAGACTGCACCAACGTCCACTCCAAACTCCTGATCTGCTCCTCCGACGTCCATGGGAGCAATGTCCACAATGGGCAGCCTGGATGTCTTCTGAGTTTTGTACTCAATCACAGTCTTGCCCCACTGACCTGTGTGCTTCTGTAAGACAGCGAAAAAGCCATGTAAGTGGATATGTATAtatagaaaaattatatatatatatatatatatatatatatatatatatatatatatatatatatatattcttctgcatatatatgttacatattttatacgtttatttggggtcagtaagatttttaatgtttttaaaagaagtctcttaatgctcatcaaggctgcagttatttaataaaaacacagtaaaataatgggaaatattattccaaatgtaatttatagcaaagctgaattttcagcagtcattaatacagacttaagtgtcacatgatccttcggaaatcattctaatatgcagattttggtgctcaagaaacattatcttattatcaaagttgacattagttaacatattaGAAACCATACtatttttaataatcattttttattattgacttatcgataaataataataataaaaaaaaaacagcaattattttaaaaaaaataaatgttttataaaattatgaacgtatttactgtcacttttgatcattttgatgtatccttgctgaattaaaatatttattttataaaaaaaataaataatgattgaccccaaacttttgaatggtagtgtatataaatgtaatttattttagtaaaatgtaccaaaaaaaattcaattattttCAATTCATTTTCAGTTCATTAAATTTTATAACTATAGCAAGTATgttcaaaaattatattttattgtgtgaCTCACCTTGCAGCCATCCTCAAGTACTCCATATGTAAAGCGGCTGTTGCCCTCTGCTCTGATCTCCACATCATTGGAGCCCTGCAGCAGAACGGCCTTCTTCAGGTTGCCTGTGGCTTGGTCCATGTAAGCAACGCTGTTCTTGCAGTGGTAGGTGATGGTCTGAGTGGCCTCAGTAGACAGCAGTCTCAGGAAGTTCAGCTGGATGGTGGTAGTACTAGGAGTCTGGCTGCTATCAGCATAGCTGAACtgttaaataaagagaaaatgtcTTTTAATATCCTTAAAATAGGGTCATTAATATTACTGAAAGAAAACAGAGCTGATTAAATGTAAGACAAGACAATGACACAAGGGGAAGGAGAGAGTTTTTCAGCACAGCTCCTTGTCCTCTGCTGGTTTACGATTGGACATCACAAATATTTTCAGCACCATGGCCCAATAGAAATTCAGAACCATGAACAGCTCCCTAAACCAACTGTGGGAATTTACAGGCACTCTGGCTGGGAATAAAACAGCTGTTCGTAATCCCTTCCAGATGGACCTTTTATGGTACTGTcaacttttcaaaatgtttttatgatTTGCTTTGAGGTTTGTTGTGCTTGTGGTAATTTTACTGAATTTTAAAGAGCAAATCCCCAAAATGTAAGATTATACTCACGTGGAATCCACCGTTCATGCTCTCTCCAAACCACACGTGCTTCTGCGCCTTGCTCTTGCTGCTCCACCAGTTCTTGCGTGGGATTTTGGCAGTGCTGGGCTTCACACAAGTCTCTCCGGTCTCCATGTTGCAGAAAACTTTGATGGCATCAGCAGCGCTACCAAGGTTAGGATCCACCCAGTAGTCACCTGTGGATTGAGACCAAACATGTTTAAGTGAGTAATAGCGAGTATCATACACAAGTGTACTTGAATGAGGAGTTTCTAATGTTCGattgtctctgaatctctcaccGCTCTTCCATTCAGGGTGGCAGAGTTTCAGGTCTCGGCATGAGCGTGCAGGGTTCTTGCGGGAGCCATCTGGGCTGCGGATGTCCTCGATCTGGCTGTTGATTGATTTCAGTGTGGCGTCCACCTCCACATCATGTTGTCTAAGAGAGCTGGAGGCCTCGTCGGCACGCATGTAACGCAGAGGATCAGGTCCCTTCTCGGTCTGAGCTAACCCAGCGAAGGCAGACATGTCAATGCCAGGGCCAGGAGGACCAGGAGGGCCAGGGGGTCCAGGATTACCAGGTGGACCCTAATGAGAGTAGATTGGAAGACAAAATTAATCAGAAAGGTTCTTTTCATGTCCATAGACCTGATGTCAGTGAATATGTCAGGTTTAATGTGCACTCACACTTGGGCCAGACTCTCCAGAGCGTCCACGAGGTCCAGGTGGTCCAATAGGTCCAGGCTGACCATTAGAACCATCCTTACCAGCCGGTCCAACAGGTCCTGAAGGTCCCTATTGCAAGTAATATGAGTTCAACAAAACATTAGAAATCAATCTTAGCATTAAAGGAAGTTTCTAAATTGTATATTGTCTCAATTTAACTAGAACCACACTCACTTTAGCGCCACTTGGTCCAGCAGGTCCAGCAGCACCCTGGTCTCCAGGAGCACCCTTTTTTGAGGAGACACAACAGAAATGTAAGCATATCTAATATCTTAACAGTacagtaattttttataaaaactaaGACTTGTAAAAGAGACTCACAGGAGGTCCAGGCAGACCCTGCAGACCGGTGAATCCTCTGTGTCCCTTCAGACCTCTTTCTCCAGCTTCTCCTGCCTCACCCTTATCACCACGAGGTCCTTGGGGTCCCTGATATAGAGAAATGGAAAAATTCCATCAACCTGTGAGCAGctataaagtaaagtaaagtacaGTGAAGCCACAAAAATTACCTgatttcgctttttttttttacttaaaaatatatcaaaaaaatTAACCAGTTAAGTAAGGAGTTACCACTTCAAGGGACCTCTCGGAAGTCGTCTGGTAAATTCACTGGATTTTCTTCATAGCCATATATTGTATGTGTAATATATTTTGACACTGGCTACCCTGGCTAAGAGTTTTAAAGGCTGATGTGTGTTTTCAGTGTTCGGTTTTGTTCCACACACTTTATAAAATGTACTTACCACCATGCCTCTAGCTCCAGCGGGTCCAGGGGGTCCAGCAGGTCCTTGTGGGCCCTTTAGAAAGGAAAGAAGATGGTACATAATTCATATTCGTAGATGAAGTACATTGGAGTCATGCATTTTAGTATGCAGAAGATATCATCTTTATACTGTTGAAAATGAGATTTCTGAAGTTGATGAACTTACATTCTCTCCTCTGTCTCCCTGTTTGCCAATTGGACCAACGGAACCAGGAGCACCAGGTGCACCAGGAGCTCCAGGAGCACCGATTGGGCCAGTGTTACCACGCTCACCCTAGAAAAGAACAAGTAAAACACATTCTATATAACAGCTGGTTGGAAATTCATCTGTGCATGGACTAACCAACATTTTAGCCCAAAATTTTAAACAGAGAAATTACGTCaaacaaataagaaatatttaacaTGACCTAATTATGTAAGTCATTCGGAaattcctgatttttttttttttgtaaaatgatgttgataatacaaaataattaaaacagaagTCATTTCAAAATAGTTATCCAAAAGTAATTTCACTAGAGGTCTCAGACTTTGGGACCTTAAGTTTATGTGACAAATAGTAATATATTGTTTACTAGTATGGAATTAAGATCGTCTGGTTAAgctggactgtttttttttttttatttacaaagacCAGAGGTCAACAAAAGGATATATAGTTAGTTACTTCCTTACCTTAACACCAGCGGCACCATCTCTACCAGGTGGACCATCAGATCCAGGATTACCCTGAGGACAAACAGAATGGACGAGTGAGATCTGGACTCGATATGGTTGTATAATACATATAGGAAGAAAATGttgaaagaaatgaagaaaaagTGTTCACTGACTTCAGATCTGTATCTTTGTGAGTTAGATATTTGCagtctcatttttttttatgcatgtatGTGATCTTTACCTCACGTCCAGTCTCTCCAGCAGGTCCAGTCAATCCAGGAGGTCCAACAGGGCCAGGGGGTCCACGGTCACCAGAAGAGCCAGAAGCTCCCTGTTTGCCAGGCTCACCCTGTGGTACAAATCATTTTCAGCAGAAAGTTAGTGTCAGATCAGAGACACTCCATCAGTATCAGATTTTCTGAGCAAAAGATATCCTTgcgtaataatataaaattaattttaagaaaaaatatttagatatatgtgaaataaaaaatgttttgatattgATCCCTTTCttcataaaacacaaaaattGATGCTATATTTTAACGTGAATTTAAACAGTGTTTGAATGAAGACAGAGATGTTTTTATATAGAAATGATGTTGCTGGGGGGTTCGTTTGCTTACAGAGGGTCCTGGAAGTCCTGGGAAGCCTCTTTCACCACGCTGACCAGGCAAACCAACAATACCACGCTGACCAGCAAGACCAGCAGGGCCAGAGGGACCATCAGCACCCTACACAGAAAATATTGAGAGAAGAAATGTTAAGAATACAATAAAGAAACAATAAACCTGTACAGAATACACATGCCCCTTCAGTGCtaaagttattatttattaataaatctgAGCCTTACAGGAGGGCCATCCTCTCCAGGCTCTCCCTTCTCTCCAGAAGCACCAGGAGGTCCACGCAGTCCAGCATCTCCTGCTCTGCCTGGGGGACCGGCATCACCACGAACTCCCTTAGGACCATCTTTACCAGAGGCACCTGGAGGGCCAGGAGGACCAGGGTTACCCTGggaaagaataataattaaaaaaagtttcagaTTAGGATAAATTTATGATAATACAGTCAATCAGTTTGAGTAAAATATGGAGGAACTGCAGAGATGTGTCTGTGATATCGAGGGGCTTACATTGGGGCCAGGTGATCCAACTCTTCCTGCAGCTCCTGGGAAACCAGTGGCACCCTACAAATgggaaatatattattattaagaaacaataacagtaaaatataatTACTGTCATAGTAACtggtaaatacataaaaattaattgaaaatgatTACTTATgactaattaaataattaagtaaCTCACAGGAGCTCCTTGGGCTCCACGTGCTCCCTTAGGTCCTGTAACACCAGTTGGGCCCTGAAATCAAGCAGTGAACACAGATGAGccaaatgtaatcatttaattCATGCAGATACAGGACAAAGTTGATGCATGCTGCTAAACTCTTAATTTATGTAGACAATAGCAAAGACTTTAAAGATGTCAAGTGGCAATAagcaaaaataagtaaataagctAAATAAGCTTTCTAAAAACTGCCTATTTTAACCACATATCAGTGTAAAACTGAAATtcacaaaatgcattaaatatcaaTAGCAAGTGAGGCAGACACACTTACCACTGGGCCGGGTGATCCTGATGGTCCTTGGGGTCCATGAGATCCAGCTTCACCTTTCTGTCCTGACTCACCCTGCTCTCCTTTAATTCCAGGCTGGCCATCAGCACCCTAAAGAGTGACAATGACGAAAAGTTGTAATCAGAGGTTACTTATGAGTAAATGCGTCACCATGATTTCAAGTTTAATACTAAAGACACTCCCTAAACTATTATTTCACAACATCCTTTTTACATTGAAGCAACagagaattgtaaaaaaaaattaaggtctAACTATAGAGTACTGCGTTATGTGTCATATCTACAAGGTTTCAAATATATGTGAAAATGATTAGATTAATTGACACAATGTTTTGATAATAATTTTATTGACGCTCTTTAAAATGCCAAAATCCAGAGATATTTCACTTACAAAAATATTCCATTTGAAAAATTAATACCTAATGTATAATGGTGGTAGTGCACATATTTGTATTGTAGAATACCCCTTCACATTCACAATATTATCGACTGGTTGTTTTTTACTGCTTTAAGTTCAGTTTAGTCTGAGCCATTATAGCAATGTTGCCTTAgtgaaagacatttttatttttgagtcagCAAAGATCTTTTATAATGTTATCGTTGCAGTAAAATGGAGGCTTTTTGTAACTGTNNNNNNNNNNNNNNNNNNNNNNNNNNNNNNNNNNNNNNNNNNNNNNNNNNNNNNNNNNNNNNNNNNNNNNNNNNNNNNNNNNNNNNNNNNNNNNNNNNNNNNNNNNNNNNNNNNNNNNNNNNNNNNNNNNNNNNNNNNNNNNNNNNNNNNNNNNNNNNNNNNNNNNNNNNNNNNNNNNNNNNNNNNNNNNNNNNNNNNNNAtttaacttattcctgtgatggtaaaactgacttttcagcatcattactccagttttcaatgtcacatggtccttcagaaagcattctatGCTGATTTTATGCTCATTTCTTTTGTATACAATTTTtctggcatttatttgaaatagaaatctattttaacattaaaattatctttaatgacatttttgatcaatttgatgcatcctCACTGGATGAAAATActtactttctttaaaaaaaatcttactgagcccaaacttttgaacaatagtgttcATCTTTTTGCAGGCTGTAACTCTTTACtgttaaagcaaaaataaaagagcttaaaatgttataaatactcACAGATGGTCCAACTTTTCCTTGAGCTCCAGCATCACCAGGGCGCCCAGTGAGACCCTGTTAGAAGAGGAAGCAGATGAATGGTGAAACatgctaaaataaaatttaaataaattgccCTGAATTATCAATTTTCAGGTAAATCCCTGAAATATAACAATCACTCACTCTGGCTCCAGGAAGACCAGGCTCGCCTGTGCGACCAGGATCTCCAGTTCCTCCTTTCGGGCCGGTCAAACCAGGAACACCACGATCACCAGGTGCGCCCTATTATAGTACAGAACATTTGAGTACAGAGTAAATGCAGTGGTTGATTAGATGAGTAACCAGCTGTGAGCCTAAATCACCAACCTTAGCTCCTGCTAGACCATCCTGACCAGGGAATCCACGGTTACCTGGAGCTCCCTAGCAAAGAACAACACATATGGGCTTATTAACGTGGTTCTTTATCATTCAGTGAATAAGTAAAAATAAGTAAGATAATAAACACACTCTTTCTCCAGGAGGTCCGAGAGGCCCGGCAGAACCAGGCTCTCCTCTTGGTCCTCTCTTGCCTTCCTCTCCAGATGGCCCAGGGGCACCCTGAGGTCCTGCAACACCCTgtgtaataatgaaaaaaatgtgacTGACTTATTTGCTATAACATTTCGAATGATTGTGATTTATACAATAGAACAGATGACTAATGGTAAGTATAATGTTGGTTACTTACACGCTCTCCCTTGGGTCCAGCCTCGCCCTTAAATCCTGGGATACCAGGGTCTCCCTGTATAAACACGAGAGTTTCAATTAGTGCAATGGTGAACCTCAGACAGCAGAATAATCAGTAACCGGTGCAATTCATCAATATGAAATTATTACTCGATGTCTGGGAGACACTGAAAGCTTTTTAATGAGTTCAGGACATGATCACGTACAGATTGTCCTTTAGGCCCAAGAGGTCCAGTAGCTCCCTGAGGTCCTGGCGGGCCACGGGGTCCTGGGAAACCAGGGGCACCAGCAATGCCAGAAGCACCCTATAAAAGAGAAAAATGTTTACAATAGATTCACTGCAACAATGTGACCAgactaaaaattattttaaaatatacagagAAATGAGTGAAAGAGAACGATAAATTATATGGATATACTCACAGCAGATCCTTTGGCACCAGGAATACCATCAGTACCAGGGTTACCCTGCAGAatgtgaacatttaatttcaaaattatgtatatattgtttacagctataaagaaaatcaaattatattttgcttGTCATGATATCTGTAAGTTTACTCACAGATGCACCGGCGGGTCCAGGTGATCCAGGTGTACCGGCCTCTCCACGTTGTCCTTGTGCACCCTCAGGTCCACGAGCTCCAGTGGGACCAGCTTCACCCTGCAGGAGTGAACATCACATCTCATTACCAAGGATAATGTTAATATGTGCTAATCAAAAATGCTTAAAATTGAGAATAGGTTAAGAATTTACAGTGAAGTGCTGTAGATGACTGGTATTTTACCTTAGCACCAGGGGATCCTGGGAAACCTGGAGCACCAGCAGGACCAACAGGTCCCTGATGATAGAAACATTAACAAATGATCAAAGAGGCTTGCTTACTTCctcatgcattttatttctttccTAAAATGTAATTCTGTAGCTTGTAAATGGATGATGCaaattatcaaatattttttgaatatttttaaggGCACTTTCTAAATATACATATATCTGCATTATATCGACAATCGTCCACCTTGATATCTCTAGGCATCCCGTATGGGTTTACCATTAGTTAGCAACAGCATAAGCACAAATCAAAGTAGAATGTGAACCATAATTTAAGATTACACAGATTTCCTGCACCTGAGGAAGTGAGGAAATGCACTTACAGGAGGACCAGCAGGACCAGGCAGACCATCATTACCACGGGCACCCTGTGGACAGATATAAGTAGATCATTACAGTCTGAAGCCACCCTTGCTGCTGCAATTTTAAtcatatacaaaaagtattatttggCCAGTTGAGTGTTCACTTACAGCAGCACCAGAAGGTCCAGAACGACCTCTCTCACCGGGCAGACCACGTGGACCCTGATAGACAGAAATAGAGGAAAACAGGATGGAGAGTGTTAGATGCACTATTTCAGTGTCAAAAAACTCCAGCTAAATGAATCATCAGGCCATTTCTGACTCTAGGTACTGACCATTGGTCCAGGGGCACCACTCTCACCGTTAGCACCAGATTCACCCTGAAAAAAGAGGAGAGAAGACTGATTAGACCTGATAGTTGTAGTTTTGATAgtttacatttagcatacatttGTCTgtagaaattaaattatttaatcatatatatttttccaaagCAGATTTGCAGACAATAATACTGTACAACTACATAAACATTTGATAAATGTCTGTTATAATCAGATGCCCTATGAAATGTAtgcttttttttgtcaaaatgacTATAGACAGTCTGCTAGGATGACTTTTGCATAGTTTTACTGTTACAGTTGGGTAAAAATGAGCAGATAGtgcatattattatcatttactcTGTTTGTCAGAGGTCTGGTGGTTTTATAGAAGTATTTATAGTTAAAAATATCTGTCTAATTTAAAATACCAGTGGAAATtaatttcaattcagttcaataataTATACTGTTCCAAAGCagattttgaaaacaaaaatgccATAAAATGACATTAATTGGATAAATGTATGTTAGATTTCTGATGCCTTGTGAAACTTGtttgcaatttatttttatatgctgcCAGATATGATTATAGACAGCGTGCTAGGATGTATCTGTAGGAGTTTGGTGTTTTGGCTGACTGTTTTTATGTTGCTGTACCTTAGCACCTGCAGCACCGGCCTCTCCTTTAGCTCCATCAAGACCTGGGTGTCCCTACAAACACATTCAAAGATTACATGCATGCATATCTACAAAAATAAACCTACAGAAAAACGAATAATTTCGGCTGAAACTCACTCTGTGTCCCTTGATGCCAGGAAGGCCAGGGGTTCCGGGGAATCCACGGGCTCCCTATCATATAAATATGAAACATATTTAGTAATTATGTTGAATCTTTGTACCAAATGTATTATATTAGATTATATGACCATTATCAGAATACAAACAAGTGACTGAAACAGTTGTATGGTAGTCTTTATTTGTGTATGTCGTTTACCTGAGGCCCTGTGGGTCCACGCTCACCAGACTTGCCAGGTTTGCCAGCCTCACCCTGGAAGAAGAGCAGGCAGAGACATTGTAGTTAGTATCTGTCAAGCATTCAGCATTTTGGAGAAGGTTGAATATCAATCCAGTGGTAAAACCTACTCACATCACTTCCGGGTTTTCCAGGGGGTCCAGGAGGGCCACGGGGTCCAAGAGGACCCTATAGTAAAACAAGTGTTATAAATTGATTTAACTGACCTAGTTAAGCTGTCTCTATGTGCATCTAATGTGTCATCTGTGTGGATTAtaaaatgtgtgtgcatgtaggcAAGGTTTAGGACACTTACAGCAGGGCCAGGTTCACCAGCCTCTCCAGGGTTGCCTTGGAAACCTTGTGGGCCCTGGAAGGGAAACAAATGACAGTGTGAGCTTAGGAGTTGGCATTGCTGGGTGCTAACATATTATACATATCTGTCTCATCAATGGTAGCTTCAGATAAGAATATAATCagcattatattgtatttttaaattaactgGGAATATAAAATCTTTATAATTAAGAATAATGTGTTTTAACTCACAGGTGCTCCAGTGGGGCCAGGAGGACCACGGGGACCCATTGGACCCTGTAGAAAAAAAGATGAATTTGAAATACAGCATAGCAACTTTGACCCAGATAAATACAAACAGCATAACAGTTGCAATTTCCTATTATTTATAGATCAAAACAAGTTCCTATTATTTCAAAGAAAGTTTAATTAGAAGAATTACTTGTTTTATTGTGTGTGATTCATTTTTAGTAACCCCATATTTTGTAAGTATATGTTCATGTTACAAGCTTAGAATCCA
Coding sequences within it:
- the LOC132098278 gene encoding collagen alpha-1(II) chain-like; amino-acid sequence: MFRLVDSRTLLLLVATHCVLLSLVRCQQEDDQEDFGSCIQDGEKYADRAVWKPEACRVCVCDTGAVLCDEVICEDLRDCTNPIIPPGECCPICPADTDEPNGSLGAKGQKGEPGDIADVVGPRGPAGPMGPPGEQGPRGEGGAKGEKGNPGPRGRDGEPGTPGNPGPPGPPGPHGPPGLGGNFAAQMAGGFDEKAGGAQMGVMQGPMGPMGPRGPPGPTGAPGPQGFQGNPGEAGEPGPAGPLGPRGPPGPPGKPGSDGEAGKPGKSGERGPTGPQGARGFPGTPGLPGIKGHRGHPGLDGAKGEAGAAGAKGESGANGESGAPGPMGPRGLPGERGRSGPSGAAGARGNDGLPGPAGPPGPVGPAGAPGFPGSPGAKGEAGPTGARGPEGAQGQRGEAGTPGSPGPAGASGNPGTDGIPGAKGSAGASGIAGAPGFPGPRGPPGPQGATGPLGPKGQSGDPGIPGFKGEAGPKGERGVAGPQGAPGPSGEEGKRGPRGEPGSAGPLGPPGERGAPGNRGFPGQDGLAGAKGAPGDRGVPGLTGPKGGTGDPGRTGEPGLPGARGLTGRPGDAGAQGKVGPSGADGQPGIKGEQGESGQKGEAGSHGPQGPSGSPGPVGPTGVTGPKGARGAQGAPGATGFPGAAGRVGSPGPNGNPGPPGPPGASGKDGPKGVRGDAGPPGRAGDAGLRGPPGASGEKGEPGEDGPPGADGPSGPAGLAGQRGIVGLPGQRGERGFPGLPGPSGEPGKQGASGSSGDRGPPGPVGPPGLTGPAGETGREGNPGSDGPPGRDGAAGVKGERGNTGPIGAPGAPGAPGAPGSVGPIGKQGDRGENGPQGPAGPPGPAGARGMVGPQGPRGDKGEAGEAGERGLKGHRGFTGLQGLPGPPGAPGDQGAAGPAGPSGAKGPSGPVGPAGKDGSNGQPGPIGPPGPRGRSGESGPSGPPGNPGPPGPPGPPGPGIDMSAFAGLAQTEKGPDPLRYMRADEASSSLRQHDVEVDATLKSINSQIEDIRSPDGSRKNPARSCRDLKLCHPEWKSGDYWVDPNLGSAADAIKVFCNMETGETCVKPSTAKIPRKNWWSSKSKAQKHVWFGESMNGGFHFSYADSSQTPSTTTIQLNFLRLLSTEATQTITYHCKNSVAYMDQATGNLKKAVLLQGSNDVEIRAEGNSRFTYGVLEDGCKKHTGQWGKTVIEYKTQKTSRLPIVDIAPMDVGGADQEFGVDVGAVCFL